Proteins encoded in a region of the Pieris brassicae chromosome 3, ilPieBrab1.1, whole genome shotgun sequence genome:
- the LOC123706799 gene encoding MATH and LRR domain-containing protein PFE0570w-like isoform X1 has product MDKRVLLIFAFLALLGLAQCDYIWHRDEIPYEAKSKCLRATSYYSNSLTANDTDIDVPSEIDSLLDYDNIDICFYCVCSVDAKAASCINRDPWFCEYYRVIKEPNAMRHRYATLFKQDRPGYFQQLTYRLRRTMDDSMFSLLEKVGDKADEEKCVPFVSQYSDCSDENMCGGCTRCSCTAEGKWSCEEVFDCNDLDDNDDKTNTITDTINVLFSEVKERQRKMKEKRKLHQFAPPPPKSEFDSLIVPDEFPYEETFEKFMDRNERYKRSIDTVSVKSLENETVKFHNTVDEINEDTLKNSNKTGTIEARKVNGKALSTRRKNVGYDKTELSSLHIEYNQPQDYEHHIAENKIDSPPHSNDKSNLSNKEQILKIMGNYSQATKDQNLSKIVVNELKKGKEIIGDKNAIPMSNITFTPENDTLTAMAFIAGNLLNKLWNMDKDSSESFESDSLKHQKINDLLELFKEPLNARQELFLKNALEKLSHSLNKNKNVRNITICETLETDDLENNSSNNIFDVYKKCNKSTTSKSTENNFNKPKKTDLKTTDHSDVAEKLTDVLNLIKKFENTQRKLNSLREKVDSASKQSSDENLSDNNNNKFNLFGKVLEKVTKLLLPYRHSKRMINKINKLNQLKDQQQLKGQLFRSLSISAKDKIILDFLNHIKNNPNCLLSKLAANPEVFEENLVGIKGNVIESITKLLSGKSLVDIEKLIIPQKTISTSTTIQPTSTKSLQQLRKSKELEPVKLASAKERLKTHLQSIIYDLAELQNERGNHGTEINITDILPCISHLIGDNNKNKESLEMSPNKKDDGLPIDNIEKLIDALQIELRSNSFTRRSDLGERPTSARVWERILKNMDFKRNKTRRFQIDKFKSYSDLKRTIENIEKRSGTYKNYALLSVIPAYKKRMLLKTLQADVTRHSNVLTEIQSSFSSLEQISSENLKDIVEFIDNTATNINLSNNVLINLNKTNNKMAKPLPQLLELKSERTPHIQNNYIKQQTNRNLKLTREQIMNQLMLNRIQLYLKMKEEDGLNENDINYNIGKRALVALRNGNSRLAKELYQILVESKLVRNVPQTRRMGRRKLKNENTKGAILNALKEPLLKIGGKGFQVDSEDIIFTK; this is encoded by the exons ATGGACAAGAGAGTGCTATTGATCTTTGCTTTTCTAGCTTTGCTTGGATTGGCACAATGCG ATTACATCTGGCATAGAGATGAGATTCCCTACGAGGCGAAGTCCAAATGTTTGCGAGCCACATCATACTACAGTAACAGTTTGACCGCCAACGACACGGACATAGATGTCCCAAGTGAAATCGATTCACTTTTGGACTACGATAATATCGATATATGTTTCTACTGCGTGTGTTCCGTTGATGCTAAAGCCGCGAGCTGTATAAATAGAGACCCTTGGTTCTGTGAATATTATAGGGTCATCAAGGAACCAAACGCAATGAGGCACAGATATGCGACGTTGTTTAAACAAGATAGACCTGGCTACTTTCAGCAACTCACCTATAGACTACGCAGGACGATGGATGATTCAATGTTTTCTTTGCTAGAAAAGG TTGGAGACAAAGCAGATGAGGAAAAGTGTGTACCGTTTGTGTCACAATACTCGGACTGTTCAGATG AAAACATGTGTGGTGGTTGCACAAGATGCAGCTGTACTGCTGAAGGAAAATGGTCCTGTGAGGAGGTCTTTGATTGCAATGATCTAGATGACAATGATGATAAAACCAATACCATCACTGACACGATTAACGTATTGTTTTCAG aagTAAAAGAAAGACAGAGAAAGATGAAGGAAAAACGAAAATTACACCAATTTGCTCCTCCGCCGCCGAAATCTGAATTTGATTCTCTGATAg TTCCAGATGAGTTTCCTTACGAAGAAACTTTTGAAAAATTCATGGATAGAAACGAGCGATATAAAAGATCCATAGATACAGTTTCTGTGAAAAGTCTAGAAAATGAGACAGTAAAATTTCATAACACAGTGGATGAAATAAACGAAG ATACATTAAAGAACTCAAATAAAACTGGGACAATTGAGGCAAGGAAAGTAAATGGGAAAGCATTATCGACAAGGAGGAAAAATGTCGGTTATGACAAAACTGAATTAAGCTCATTGCATATTGAATATAATCAACCCCAAGACTATGAACATCACATcgctgaaaataaaattgattcaCCTCCTCATAGTAAtgataaatcaaatttaagtaacaaagagcagatacttaaaataatggGAAATTATTCACAAGCTACAAAAGATCAAAATTTGTCAAAGATAGTAGTAAACGAATTAAAGAAAGGCAAAGAAATAATTGGTGATAAAAATGCTATTCCAATGtccaatataacatttactcCAGAAAACGATACTCTGACAGCGATGGCGTTCATAGCTGgaaatttactaaataaacttTGGAATATGGATAAAGATTCAAGCGAGTCCTTTGAATCTGATTCATTGAAAcaccaaaaaataaatgatctcCTTGAATTGTTTAAAGAACCGCTTAATGCGAGACAAGAATTGTTTCTGAAAAATGCACTAGAAAAGCTGTCTCAttctcttaataaaaataaaaatgtgcgTAATATTACTATATGTGAAACTCTGGAGACTGatgatttagaaaataattcaagtaacaatatttttgatgtCTACAAAAAGTGCAACAAAAGCACAACAAGCAAGTCTacagaaaataatttcaataaacctaaaaaaactgatttaaaaaCTACAGATCATTCCGATGTAGCAGAAAAGTTGAcagatgttttaaatttaataaaaaagttcgAAAACACACAGAGAAAACTGAACAGTTTGAGAGAAAAGGTAGATTCAGCCTCGAAGCAATCTTCAGATGAGAATTTATcagataacaataataataagtttaatttattcggAAAAGTTTTAGAAAAGGTAACGAAACTATTGTTGCCTTACAGGCACTCTAAAAGAatgattaacaaaataaataaacttaatcaACTGAAAGATCAACAACAGTTAAAGGGCCAACTATTCAGAAGCTTATCAATCTCtgctaaagataaaattattttagactttttaaatcatataaaaaataatccaaaCTGTTTACTTAGTAAATTAGCTGCTAATCCAGAAGTTTTCGAAGAAAATCTAGTAGGCATAAAAGGAAACGTAATCGAAAGTATTACGAAGTTACTTAGTGGTAAATCTTTAGTTGATAtagaaaaactaattatacCTCAAAAGACTATAAGTACATCAACTACCATACAGCCTACATCTACTAAAAGTCTTCAGCAACtaagaaaatcaaaagaaCTAGAACCCGTAAAACTTGCTTCGGCTAAAGAGAGGCTTAAAACCCATCTACAATccattatttatgatttagcTGAACTACAGAATGAACGTGGAAATCATGGAacggaaataaatattacagacATCTTACCATGCATAAGTCATTTAATTggtgacaataataaaaataaagaatcttTAGAGATGTCTCCAAACAAGAAGGACGATGGTTTGCCCATAGATAATATTGAAAAGTTAATAGATGCATTACAAATAGAGTTAAGATCTAACTCCTTCACTAGAAGAAGTGACCTGGGAGAGCGACCAACATCAGCTAGAGTTTGGGagcgtatattaaaaaacatggattttaaaagaaataaaacacgTAGATTTCAGATCGACAAATTCAAATCTTACAGTGATTTAAAGAGGACGATAGAAAACATCGAAAAACGAAGtggtacatataaaaattatgcgTTGCTATCTGTTATACCcgcttataaaaaaagaatgttattaaaaaccttACAAGCAGATGTAACACGGCATAGTAATGTGTTAACTGAAATACAAAGTTCATTTAGTAGTTTGGAACAAATATCttctgaaaatttaaaagatattgtaGAATTTATAGATAATACAGCAACGAATATAAACTTAAGCAACAACgtacttataaatttaaataaaacaaacaataagatGGCAAAGCCACTTCCACAATTGTTAGAATTGAAATCAGAAAGAACACCTCATAtccaaaataattacattaaacaacaaacgaatagaaatttaaagttaactaGAGAACAGATAATGAATCAACTTATGCTTAACCGTATTCAGCTATACCTAAAAATGAAAGAAGAAGACGGGCTCAACGAGAATGATATCAATTATAACATTGGAAAACGTGCTTTGGTAGCATTACGTAACGGTAATAGTAGACTTGCGAAGGAGCTGTATCAAATCTTAGTAGAAAGTAAATTGGTCAGAAATGTACCACAGACAAGACGAATGG GGAGACGAAAATTAAAGAACGAAAATACAAAGGGTGCTATTCTTAATGCATTGAAGGAACCCTTACTTAAAATTGGAGGCAAAGGCTTTCAGGTTGACTCTGAAgacattatatttacaaaataa
- the LOC123706799 gene encoding uncharacterized protein LOC123706799 isoform X4, protein MDKRVLLIFAFLALLGLAQCDYIWHRDEIPYEAKSKCLRATSYYSNSLTANDTDIDVPSEIDSLLDYDNIDICFYCVCSVDAKAASCINRDPWFCEYYRVIKEPNAMRHRYATLFKQDRPGYFQQLTYRLRRTMDDSMFSLLEKVGDKADEEKCVPFVSQYSDCSDENMCGGCTRCSCTAEGKWSCEEVFDCNDLDDNDDKTNTITDTINVLFSEVKERQRKMKEKRKLHQFAPPPPKSEFDSLIGYLIAVKD, encoded by the exons ATGGACAAGAGAGTGCTATTGATCTTTGCTTTTCTAGCTTTGCTTGGATTGGCACAATGCG ATTACATCTGGCATAGAGATGAGATTCCCTACGAGGCGAAGTCCAAATGTTTGCGAGCCACATCATACTACAGTAACAGTTTGACCGCCAACGACACGGACATAGATGTCCCAAGTGAAATCGATTCACTTTTGGACTACGATAATATCGATATATGTTTCTACTGCGTGTGTTCCGTTGATGCTAAAGCCGCGAGCTGTATAAATAGAGACCCTTGGTTCTGTGAATATTATAGGGTCATCAAGGAACCAAACGCAATGAGGCACAGATATGCGACGTTGTTTAAACAAGATAGACCTGGCTACTTTCAGCAACTCACCTATAGACTACGCAGGACGATGGATGATTCAATGTTTTCTTTGCTAGAAAAGG TTGGAGACAAAGCAGATGAGGAAAAGTGTGTACCGTTTGTGTCACAATACTCGGACTGTTCAGATG AAAACATGTGTGGTGGTTGCACAAGATGCAGCTGTACTGCTGAAGGAAAATGGTCCTGTGAGGAGGTCTTTGATTGCAATGATCTAGATGACAATGATGATAAAACCAATACCATCACTGACACGATTAACGTATTGTTTTCAG aagTAAAAGAAAGACAGAGAAAGATGAAGGAAAAACGAAAATTACACCAATTTGCTCCTCCGCCGCCGAAATCTGAATTTGATTCTCTGATAg ggTATTTAATTGCCGTAAAAGATTAG
- the LOC123706799 gene encoding MATH and LRR domain-containing protein PFE0570w-like isoform X3 has product MDKRVLLIFAFLALLGLAQCVGDKADEEKCVPFVSQYSDCSDENMCGGCTRCSCTAEGKWSCEEVFDCNDLDDNDDKTNTITDTINVLFSEVKERQRKMKEKRKLHQFAPPPPKSEFDSLIVPDEFPYEETFEKFMDRNERYKRSIDTVSVKSLENETVKFHNTVDEINEDTLKNSNKTGTIEARKVNGKALSTRRKNVGYDKTELSSLHIEYNQPQDYEHHIAENKIDSPPHSNDKSNLSNKEQILKIMGNYSQATKDQNLSKIVVNELKKGKEIIGDKNAIPMSNITFTPENDTLTAMAFIAGNLLNKLWNMDKDSSESFESDSLKHQKINDLLELFKEPLNARQELFLKNALEKLSHSLNKNKNVRNITICETLETDDLENNSSNNIFDVYKKCNKSTTSKSTENNFNKPKKTDLKTTDHSDVAEKLTDVLNLIKKFENTQRKLNSLREKVDSASKQSSDENLSDNNNNKFNLFGKVLEKVTKLLLPYRHSKRMINKINKLNQLKDQQQLKGQLFRSLSISAKDKIILDFLNHIKNNPNCLLSKLAANPEVFEENLVGIKGNVIESITKLLSGKSLVDIEKLIIPQKTISTSTTIQPTSTKSLQQLRKSKELEPVKLASAKERLKTHLQSIIYDLAELQNERGNHGTEINITDILPCISHLIGDNNKNKESLEMSPNKKDDGLPIDNIEKLIDALQIELRSNSFTRRSDLGERPTSARVWERILKNMDFKRNKTRRFQIDKFKSYSDLKRTIENIEKRSGTYKNYALLSVIPAYKKRMLLKTLQADVTRHSNVLTEIQSSFSSLEQISSENLKDIVEFIDNTATNINLSNNVLINLNKTNNKMAKPLPQLLELKSERTPHIQNNYIKQQTNRNLKLTREQIMNQLMLNRIQLYLKMKEEDGLNENDINYNIGKRALVALRNGNSRLAKELYQILVESKLVRNVPQTRRMGRRKLKNENTKGAILNALKEPLLKIGGKGFQVDSEDIIFTK; this is encoded by the exons ATGGACAAGAGAGTGCTATTGATCTTTGCTTTTCTAGCTTTGCTTGGATTGGCACAATGCG TTGGAGACAAAGCAGATGAGGAAAAGTGTGTACCGTTTGTGTCACAATACTCGGACTGTTCAGATG AAAACATGTGTGGTGGTTGCACAAGATGCAGCTGTACTGCTGAAGGAAAATGGTCCTGTGAGGAGGTCTTTGATTGCAATGATCTAGATGACAATGATGATAAAACCAATACCATCACTGACACGATTAACGTATTGTTTTCAG aagTAAAAGAAAGACAGAGAAAGATGAAGGAAAAACGAAAATTACACCAATTTGCTCCTCCGCCGCCGAAATCTGAATTTGATTCTCTGATAg TTCCAGATGAGTTTCCTTACGAAGAAACTTTTGAAAAATTCATGGATAGAAACGAGCGATATAAAAGATCCATAGATACAGTTTCTGTGAAAAGTCTAGAAAATGAGACAGTAAAATTTCATAACACAGTGGATGAAATAAACGAAG ATACATTAAAGAACTCAAATAAAACTGGGACAATTGAGGCAAGGAAAGTAAATGGGAAAGCATTATCGACAAGGAGGAAAAATGTCGGTTATGACAAAACTGAATTAAGCTCATTGCATATTGAATATAATCAACCCCAAGACTATGAACATCACATcgctgaaaataaaattgattcaCCTCCTCATAGTAAtgataaatcaaatttaagtaacaaagagcagatacttaaaataatggGAAATTATTCACAAGCTACAAAAGATCAAAATTTGTCAAAGATAGTAGTAAACGAATTAAAGAAAGGCAAAGAAATAATTGGTGATAAAAATGCTATTCCAATGtccaatataacatttactcCAGAAAACGATACTCTGACAGCGATGGCGTTCATAGCTGgaaatttactaaataaacttTGGAATATGGATAAAGATTCAAGCGAGTCCTTTGAATCTGATTCATTGAAAcaccaaaaaataaatgatctcCTTGAATTGTTTAAAGAACCGCTTAATGCGAGACAAGAATTGTTTCTGAAAAATGCACTAGAAAAGCTGTCTCAttctcttaataaaaataaaaatgtgcgTAATATTACTATATGTGAAACTCTGGAGACTGatgatttagaaaataattcaagtaacaatatttttgatgtCTACAAAAAGTGCAACAAAAGCACAACAAGCAAGTCTacagaaaataatttcaataaacctaaaaaaactgatttaaaaaCTACAGATCATTCCGATGTAGCAGAAAAGTTGAcagatgttttaaatttaataaaaaagttcgAAAACACACAGAGAAAACTGAACAGTTTGAGAGAAAAGGTAGATTCAGCCTCGAAGCAATCTTCAGATGAGAATTTATcagataacaataataataagtttaatttattcggAAAAGTTTTAGAAAAGGTAACGAAACTATTGTTGCCTTACAGGCACTCTAAAAGAatgattaacaaaataaataaacttaatcaACTGAAAGATCAACAACAGTTAAAGGGCCAACTATTCAGAAGCTTATCAATCTCtgctaaagataaaattattttagactttttaaatcatataaaaaataatccaaaCTGTTTACTTAGTAAATTAGCTGCTAATCCAGAAGTTTTCGAAGAAAATCTAGTAGGCATAAAAGGAAACGTAATCGAAAGTATTACGAAGTTACTTAGTGGTAAATCTTTAGTTGATAtagaaaaactaattatacCTCAAAAGACTATAAGTACATCAACTACCATACAGCCTACATCTACTAAAAGTCTTCAGCAACtaagaaaatcaaaagaaCTAGAACCCGTAAAACTTGCTTCGGCTAAAGAGAGGCTTAAAACCCATCTACAATccattatttatgatttagcTGAACTACAGAATGAACGTGGAAATCATGGAacggaaataaatattacagacATCTTACCATGCATAAGTCATTTAATTggtgacaataataaaaataaagaatcttTAGAGATGTCTCCAAACAAGAAGGACGATGGTTTGCCCATAGATAATATTGAAAAGTTAATAGATGCATTACAAATAGAGTTAAGATCTAACTCCTTCACTAGAAGAAGTGACCTGGGAGAGCGACCAACATCAGCTAGAGTTTGGGagcgtatattaaaaaacatggattttaaaagaaataaaacacgTAGATTTCAGATCGACAAATTCAAATCTTACAGTGATTTAAAGAGGACGATAGAAAACATCGAAAAACGAAGtggtacatataaaaattatgcgTTGCTATCTGTTATACCcgcttataaaaaaagaatgttattaaaaaccttACAAGCAGATGTAACACGGCATAGTAATGTGTTAACTGAAATACAAAGTTCATTTAGTAGTTTGGAACAAATATCttctgaaaatttaaaagatattgtaGAATTTATAGATAATACAGCAACGAATATAAACTTAAGCAACAACgtacttataaatttaaataaaacaaacaataagatGGCAAAGCCACTTCCACAATTGTTAGAATTGAAATCAGAAAGAACACCTCATAtccaaaataattacattaaacaacaaacgaatagaaatttaaagttaactaGAGAACAGATAATGAATCAACTTATGCTTAACCGTATTCAGCTATACCTAAAAATGAAAGAAGAAGACGGGCTCAACGAGAATGATATCAATTATAACATTGGAAAACGTGCTTTGGTAGCATTACGTAACGGTAATAGTAGACTTGCGAAGGAGCTGTATCAAATCTTAGTAGAAAGTAAATTGGTCAGAAATGTACCACAGACAAGACGAATGG GGAGACGAAAATTAAAGAACGAAAATACAAAGGGTGCTATTCTTAATGCATTGAAGGAACCCTTACTTAAAATTGGAGGCAAAGGCTTTCAGGTTGACTCTGAAgacattatatttacaaaataa
- the LOC123706799 gene encoding MATH and LRR domain-containing protein PFE0570w-like isoform X2 has product MDKRVLLIFAFLALLGLAQCDDTYKQQASEIDEFKHRDLKCMPGRTVIKIEQPSNKTYYSEEEYEEMRRSHMSTGVKDETCQICVCSVEGKDEYCSQRPAKNINECLRLALIREDMAKGLPYAHDRTLAYRIRRVGDKADEEKCVPFVSQYSDCSDENMCGGCTRCSCTAEGKWSCEEVFDCNDLDDNDDKTNTITDTINVLFSEVKERQRKMKEKRKLHQFAPPPPKSEFDSLIVPDEFPYEETFEKFMDRNERYKRSIDTVSVKSLENETVKFHNTVDEINEDTLKNSNKTGTIEARKVNGKALSTRRKNVGYDKTELSSLHIEYNQPQDYEHHIAENKIDSPPHSNDKSNLSNKEQILKIMGNYSQATKDQNLSKIVVNELKKGKEIIGDKNAIPMSNITFTPENDTLTAMAFIAGNLLNKLWNMDKDSSESFESDSLKHQKINDLLELFKEPLNARQELFLKNALEKLSHSLNKNKNVRNITICETLETDDLENNSSNNIFDVYKKCNKSTTSKSTENNFNKPKKTDLKTTDHSDVAEKLTDVLNLIKKFENTQRKLNSLREKVDSASKQSSDENLSDNNNNKFNLFGKVLEKVTKLLLPYRHSKRMINKINKLNQLKDQQQLKGQLFRSLSISAKDKIILDFLNHIKNNPNCLLSKLAANPEVFEENLVGIKGNVIESITKLLSGKSLVDIEKLIIPQKTISTSTTIQPTSTKSLQQLRKSKELEPVKLASAKERLKTHLQSIIYDLAELQNERGNHGTEINITDILPCISHLIGDNNKNKESLEMSPNKKDDGLPIDNIEKLIDALQIELRSNSFTRRSDLGERPTSARVWERILKNMDFKRNKTRRFQIDKFKSYSDLKRTIENIEKRSGTYKNYALLSVIPAYKKRMLLKTLQADVTRHSNVLTEIQSSFSSLEQISSENLKDIVEFIDNTATNINLSNNVLINLNKTNNKMAKPLPQLLELKSERTPHIQNNYIKQQTNRNLKLTREQIMNQLMLNRIQLYLKMKEEDGLNENDINYNIGKRALVALRNGNSRLAKELYQILVESKLVRNVPQTRRMGRRKLKNENTKGAILNALKEPLLKIGGKGFQVDSEDIIFTK; this is encoded by the exons ATGGACAAGAGAGTGCTATTGATCTTTGCTTTTCTAGCTTTGCTTGGATTGGCACAATGCG ATGATACTTACAAACAACAAGCTTCGGAGATAGACGAATTCAAACATCGGGATCTAAAATGCATGCCCGGTAGAacagtaattaaaatagagcAACCCTCAAACAAAACCTATTATTCTGAAGAAGAATATGAAGAAATGAGACGCTCACACATGAGTACAGGCGTAAAAGATGAGACCTGCCAGATTTGTGTGTGTTCCGTTGAAGGGAAAGACGAGTACTGCTCTCAAAGACcggctaaaaatataaatgaatgcCTCCGACTAGCTCTGATAAGAGAAGATATGGCTAAAGGGCTGCCGTATGCTCATGACAGAACTTTGGCTTATCGGATTAGGCGAG TTGGAGACAAAGCAGATGAGGAAAAGTGTGTACCGTTTGTGTCACAATACTCGGACTGTTCAGATG AAAACATGTGTGGTGGTTGCACAAGATGCAGCTGTACTGCTGAAGGAAAATGGTCCTGTGAGGAGGTCTTTGATTGCAATGATCTAGATGACAATGATGATAAAACCAATACCATCACTGACACGATTAACGTATTGTTTTCAG aagTAAAAGAAAGACAGAGAAAGATGAAGGAAAAACGAAAATTACACCAATTTGCTCCTCCGCCGCCGAAATCTGAATTTGATTCTCTGATAg TTCCAGATGAGTTTCCTTACGAAGAAACTTTTGAAAAATTCATGGATAGAAACGAGCGATATAAAAGATCCATAGATACAGTTTCTGTGAAAAGTCTAGAAAATGAGACAGTAAAATTTCATAACACAGTGGATGAAATAAACGAAG ATACATTAAAGAACTCAAATAAAACTGGGACAATTGAGGCAAGGAAAGTAAATGGGAAAGCATTATCGACAAGGAGGAAAAATGTCGGTTATGACAAAACTGAATTAAGCTCATTGCATATTGAATATAATCAACCCCAAGACTATGAACATCACATcgctgaaaataaaattgattcaCCTCCTCATAGTAAtgataaatcaaatttaagtaacaaagagcagatacttaaaataatggGAAATTATTCACAAGCTACAAAAGATCAAAATTTGTCAAAGATAGTAGTAAACGAATTAAAGAAAGGCAAAGAAATAATTGGTGATAAAAATGCTATTCCAATGtccaatataacatttactcCAGAAAACGATACTCTGACAGCGATGGCGTTCATAGCTGgaaatttactaaataaacttTGGAATATGGATAAAGATTCAAGCGAGTCCTTTGAATCTGATTCATTGAAAcaccaaaaaataaatgatctcCTTGAATTGTTTAAAGAACCGCTTAATGCGAGACAAGAATTGTTTCTGAAAAATGCACTAGAAAAGCTGTCTCAttctcttaataaaaataaaaatgtgcgTAATATTACTATATGTGAAACTCTGGAGACTGatgatttagaaaataattcaagtaacaatatttttgatgtCTACAAAAAGTGCAACAAAAGCACAACAAGCAAGTCTacagaaaataatttcaataaacctaaaaaaactgatttaaaaaCTACAGATCATTCCGATGTAGCAGAAAAGTTGAcagatgttttaaatttaataaaaaagttcgAAAACACACAGAGAAAACTGAACAGTTTGAGAGAAAAGGTAGATTCAGCCTCGAAGCAATCTTCAGATGAGAATTTATcagataacaataataataagtttaatttattcggAAAAGTTTTAGAAAAGGTAACGAAACTATTGTTGCCTTACAGGCACTCTAAAAGAatgattaacaaaataaataaacttaatcaACTGAAAGATCAACAACAGTTAAAGGGCCAACTATTCAGAAGCTTATCAATCTCtgctaaagataaaattattttagactttttaaatcatataaaaaataatccaaaCTGTTTACTTAGTAAATTAGCTGCTAATCCAGAAGTTTTCGAAGAAAATCTAGTAGGCATAAAAGGAAACGTAATCGAAAGTATTACGAAGTTACTTAGTGGTAAATCTTTAGTTGATAtagaaaaactaattatacCTCAAAAGACTATAAGTACATCAACTACCATACAGCCTACATCTACTAAAAGTCTTCAGCAACtaagaaaatcaaaagaaCTAGAACCCGTAAAACTTGCTTCGGCTAAAGAGAGGCTTAAAACCCATCTACAATccattatttatgatttagcTGAACTACAGAATGAACGTGGAAATCATGGAacggaaataaatattacagacATCTTACCATGCATAAGTCATTTAATTggtgacaataataaaaataaagaatcttTAGAGATGTCTCCAAACAAGAAGGACGATGGTTTGCCCATAGATAATATTGAAAAGTTAATAGATGCATTACAAATAGAGTTAAGATCTAACTCCTTCACTAGAAGAAGTGACCTGGGAGAGCGACCAACATCAGCTAGAGTTTGGGagcgtatattaaaaaacatggattttaaaagaaataaaacacgTAGATTTCAGATCGACAAATTCAAATCTTACAGTGATTTAAAGAGGACGATAGAAAACATCGAAAAACGAAGtggtacatataaaaattatgcgTTGCTATCTGTTATACCcgcttataaaaaaagaatgttattaaaaaccttACAAGCAGATGTAACACGGCATAGTAATGTGTTAACTGAAATACAAAGTTCATTTAGTAGTTTGGAACAAATATCttctgaaaatttaaaagatattgtaGAATTTATAGATAATACAGCAACGAATATAAACTTAAGCAACAACgtacttataaatttaaataaaacaaacaataagatGGCAAAGCCACTTCCACAATTGTTAGAATTGAAATCAGAAAGAACACCTCATAtccaaaataattacattaaacaacaaacgaatagaaatttaaagttaactaGAGAACAGATAATGAATCAACTTATGCTTAACCGTATTCAGCTATACCTAAAAATGAAAGAAGAAGACGGGCTCAACGAGAATGATATCAATTATAACATTGGAAAACGTGCTTTGGTAGCATTACGTAACGGTAATAGTAGACTTGCGAAGGAGCTGTATCAAATCTTAGTAGAAAGTAAATTGGTCAGAAATGTACCACAGACAAGACGAATGG GGAGACGAAAATTAAAGAACGAAAATACAAAGGGTGCTATTCTTAATGCATTGAAGGAACCCTTACTTAAAATTGGAGGCAAAGGCTTTCAGGTTGACTCTGAAgacattatatttacaaaataa